From one Nymphalis io chromosome 19, ilAglIoxx1.1, whole genome shotgun sequence genomic stretch:
- the LOC126775999 gene encoding potassium channel subfamily K member 9-like isoform X2, with amino-acid sequence MKRQNVRTLSLVVCTFTYLLIGAAVFDALESDTESKRWEILSDMKNGLVRKYNITPEDYHMIEIVIIENKPHKAGPQWKFAGAFYFATVVLAMIGYGHSTPVTVGGKAFCMAYAMVGIPLGLVMFQSIGERLNKFASVVIRRAKCYLRCNTTEATEMNLMFATGMLSSIIITTGAAVFSRYEGWSYFDSFYYCFVTLTTIGFGDYVALQNDQALTSKPGYVALSLVFILFGLAVVAASINLLVLRFMTMQAEENARDEDKDGSRIMLPIDGHQLAGRQRSHEDQASVCSCNCLGNKQCEGGALLPAARPLRALKKRASLAPELVERASV; translated from the exons ATGAAAAGACAAAATGTTCGAACTCTTTCGTTGGTCGTATGTACATTTACATATCTTCTTATTGGAGCAGCAGTATTTGATGCATTGGAGTCTGATACTGAGAGCAAAAGATGGGAAATACTATCAG ataTGAAAAATGGTCTTGTGcgaaaatacaatataacacCTGAAGATTACCACATGATAGAAATAGTTATTATAGAGAACAAACCCCACAAGGCTGGACCACAATGGAAGTTTGCTGGAGCCTTCTATTTCGCTACCGTTGTACTTGCGATGATTGGCTACGGACATTCCACACCAGTTACAGTGGGGGGAAAGGCATTCTGTATGGCTTATGCGATg gtCGGCATACCACTGGGTCTAGTTATGTTTCAAAGTATTGGCGAGCGTCTAAATAAATTCGCTTCAGTTGTTATTAGGCGTGCTAAGTGCTACCTCCGCTGCAATACGACTGAAGCCACAGAGATGAATCTTATGTTTGCAACTGGTATGCTTTCATCCATCATTATAACAACAG GAGCTGCAGTGTTTTCTCGTTACGAGGGTTGGAGTTACTTCGACAGTTTCTACTATTGCTTCGTAACGCTAACAACTATCGGCTTTGGGGATTATGTTGCTTTGCAG AACGATCAAGCATTGACAAGCAAACCAGGCTACGTGGCACTGAGTCTCGTGTTTATATTGTTCGGTCTGGCGGTGGTCGCGGCCAGTATCAATCTGTTGGTGTTGCGGTTCATGACTAT GCAAGCGGAGGAGAACGCTCGCGATGAAGACAAAGATGGCTCTAGAATAATGTTGCCAATAGACGGACACCAGCTCGCAGGGCGGCAGCGATCGCACGAGGACCAGGCTTCC GTATGTTCGTGCAACTGTCTCGGTAACAAGCAGTGTGAGGGCGGAGCCCTACTGCCGGCGGCTCGTCCGCTGCGAGCGCTGAAGAAGCGCGCCTCGCTCGCGCCTGAACTCGTCGAACGAGCTTCGGTCTAA
- the LOC126775999 gene encoding two pore potassium channel protein sup-9-like isoform X1, with amino-acid sequence MKRQNVRTLSLVVCTFTYLLIGAAVFDALESDTESKRWEILSDMKNGLVRKYNITPEDYHMIEIVIIENKPHKAGPQWKFAGAFYFATVVLAMIGYGHSTPVTVGGKAFCMAYAMVGIPLGLVMFQSIGERLNKFASVVIRRAKCYLRCNTTEATEMNLMFATGMLSSIIITTGAAVFSRYEGWSYFDSFYYCFVTLTTIGFGDYVALQNDQALTSKPGYVALSLVFILFGLAVVAASINLLVLRFMTMQAEENARDEDKDGSRIMLPIDGHQLAGRQRSHEDQASVLSLEVTVCSCNCLGNKQCEGGALLPAARPLRALKKRASLAPELVERASV; translated from the exons ATGAAAAGACAAAATGTTCGAACTCTTTCGTTGGTCGTATGTACATTTACATATCTTCTTATTGGAGCAGCAGTATTTGATGCATTGGAGTCTGATACTGAGAGCAAAAGATGGGAAATACTATCAG ataTGAAAAATGGTCTTGTGcgaaaatacaatataacacCTGAAGATTACCACATGATAGAAATAGTTATTATAGAGAACAAACCCCACAAGGCTGGACCACAATGGAAGTTTGCTGGAGCCTTCTATTTCGCTACCGTTGTACTTGCGATGATTGGCTACGGACATTCCACACCAGTTACAGTGGGGGGAAAGGCATTCTGTATGGCTTATGCGATg gtCGGCATACCACTGGGTCTAGTTATGTTTCAAAGTATTGGCGAGCGTCTAAATAAATTCGCTTCAGTTGTTATTAGGCGTGCTAAGTGCTACCTCCGCTGCAATACGACTGAAGCCACAGAGATGAATCTTATGTTTGCAACTGGTATGCTTTCATCCATCATTATAACAACAG GAGCTGCAGTGTTTTCTCGTTACGAGGGTTGGAGTTACTTCGACAGTTTCTACTATTGCTTCGTAACGCTAACAACTATCGGCTTTGGGGATTATGTTGCTTTGCAG AACGATCAAGCATTGACAAGCAAACCAGGCTACGTGGCACTGAGTCTCGTGTTTATATTGTTCGGTCTGGCGGTGGTCGCGGCCAGTATCAATCTGTTGGTGTTGCGGTTCATGACTAT GCAAGCGGAGGAGAACGCTCGCGATGAAGACAAAGATGGCTCTAGAATAATGTTGCCAATAGACGGACACCAGCTCGCAGGGCGGCAGCGATCGCACGAGGACCAGGCTTCC GTACTTAGCCTTGAAGTCACC GTATGTTCGTGCAACTGTCTCGGTAACAAGCAGTGTGAGGGCGGAGCCCTACTGCCGGCGGCTCGTCCGCTGCGAGCGCTGAAGAAGCGCGCCTCGCTCGCGCCTGAACTCGTCGAACGAGCTTCGGTCTAA